The genome window CAATCTTAAGAGTTTTTCAATTTGACGTTAATCGTAATGACTTGATTCTCACTTCCATCAACTGTAATTGTTGTTGGCGGTGTCCCAATTATTTCGTACCCACGTGGAACTCGATAACGTGGAGTAATAACGTCATCAAGATATCCCATGTATTTCTGGGTTCCGACCACTTCATTGCCAGAAACGTATTGAACCATAACAGTTTGTTCAACATAATCGTAATATATGTCAACTGTGCTATCTGATATCTCACCATCAACAGTTTGAGCAGGAACACTATCTTGCGTTGCTGCACAACCTAAAACTTTTGGGACATCATATTGGTCCCATTGTGCTTTAGACCATTCACCATATGTCTTTGAGCCATCAGCGTTAGTTGTCACCAACCGCTGAACTTTAGCAGTTTGCTTAATACTCTTTAATGAATCATCAGCATAGTGAAGATTAATCGTGCGAGTTACTTCTTTAGTTTCAATCGAATCATCTGGTTTTGAATCCCATTCATATGTAGTGACCTGATTGCGATATAAAGTCATCATTTCTTTAGCAGAATACTTGGTTCCTTGCTGATAACCACTAGTAGCAACCCAATTGGAAGAAGCAACAACTCGATCGGTTCCTGGAATTTTAGCTCCTGGTTCGGGAACAGAAAGTTGTTTAGAAGGATATTGGGATGGATCATAACCAACGAAAATAAAGCTAGAACCTAAGACCAAATGCTTCAATTTATTTACTTTAAAAAACACCGAATAATTAAACATTTGTGCTCTTCCATTGATGGTAAAATTCCTAATATCAAGTGACTCCAAATTAGTACAATTTCCAAACATTTCACCTGTAGTAACTACTCTTGAGGTATCAAAATTACTCAAATTTAATTCTTTTAGGGAAGAGCACTTGCTAAACATCGAAGCCATATTTCCTGAATTAGATGTATCAAAACTGCTGACGTCAATCTTCGACAAATTAGAGCATCCATTAAACATCGATTCCATGACTCTTACTTCAGAGGTTGAAAAATTTCTCAAATCTAGCTCGGTCAATGAACTACACATTGCAAACATTGAACCCATATTAGTAACTTTAGAGGTGTTTAAGTTTTTCAAGTTTAAATTAACTAAACTACTACATATAGCAAATAACCCAGACATATTTGTTACTTTAGATGTATCAAAACTTGTGATATCTAAATTTCTCAGTCTTGTACAATTATAAAACATGGAAATCATATTAGTAACATTGGAGGTATCAAAACTATTAAGATTTAAATCTGTCAAGTAGGAACAATGTGAAAACATATAACTCATATCTGTGACTTTGGATGTATTGAAATTTTTAAGATCGATAGTTGTTTGATATATATTGCCGCAACCATAAAACATATAACTCATATCGGTTACTTTAGAAGTATCGAAACTGCTAACGTCTAAATTTACTACACCACCGCAGCCGTAAAACATGCCAGACATATTTTGAACATTTGAAGTGTTAAACCTACTAATGTTTAATGAATGCAAGTAATTCATTGCCTTAAACATATTACTCATGTCAACCACTCGTGATGTATCAAAAGATCGCAAGTCTAAGCTCGATAACCAGTAACAACCTATAAACATTGAACTCATGTCAGTAACACGGGACGTGTCAAAAGAACTTAAATCTAAATTATTCAACGAATAACAACGTGCAAACATATTACTCATATTGGTTACTTTAGAAGTGTTCAAATTA of Xylocopilactobacillus apicola contains these proteins:
- a CDS encoding BspA family leucine-rich repeat surface protein encodes the protein MKKDRSRLVILSAPLILGCGLGLASQEVKADSSVDSLNSVQKSASTLGTRSETIINSGVWGTSKWEYVQSNGQYILRFHAGKLGTGGIRNIGFSTDYNKLNKIQFDPGVVAASDSSSLFAELRQLTQIEGLNNLNTSKVTNMSNMFARCYSLNNLDLSSFDTSRVTDMSSMFIGCYWLSSLDLRSFDTSRVVDMSNMFKAMNYLHSLNISRFNTSNVQNMSGMFYGCGGVVNLDVSSFDTSKVTDMSYMFYGCGNIYQTTIDLKNFNTSKVTDMSYMFSHCSYLTDLNLNSFDTSNVTNMISMFYNCTRLRNLDITSFDTSKVTNMSGLFAICSSLVNLNLKNLNTSKVTNMGSMFAMCSSLTELDLRNFSTSEVRVMESMFNGCSNLSKIDVSSFDTSNSGNMASMFSKCSSLKELNLSNFDTSRVVTTGEMFGNCTNLESLDIRNFTINGRAQMFNYSVFFKVNKLKHLVLGSSFIFVGYDPSQYPSKQLSVPEPGAKIPGTDRVVASSNWVATSGYQQGTKYSAKEMMTLYRNQVTTYEWDSKPDDSIETKEVTRTINLHYADDSLKSIKQTAKVQRLVTTNADGSKTYGEWSKAQWDQYDVPKVLGCAATQDSVPAQTVDGEISDSTVDIYYDYVEQTVMVQYVSGNEVVGTQKYMGYLDDVITPRYRVPRGYEIIGTPPTTITVDGSENQVITINVKLKNS